A genomic region of Colletotrichum destructivum chromosome 1, complete sequence contains the following coding sequences:
- a CDS encoding Putative AAA+ ATPase domain, ABC transporter type 1, transmembrane domain-containing protein → MSFSCLNDDTLGPVVHGCRDDFDFTLKFQQVVLSIVPSSIFIAAAFLRLAHLFRQQKVVDAVVLQWLKLSLVVVYTGLRLGQLILSGRGTYWSSQSGVASDAMAFIVALVMILLSFLEHLRSPRPSMLLGVYLLVTILFDVAQARTLWLSSAASTNELQQARISVAAVVVKAAILVLESRKKPRANLQAQQSPEVTTGIISLSTYFWVNNLLLAGFRKLLTIGDLYALDQSMSAEVLYTKLSPHLERNIAQGRKHALLRSLAGTLAAPLIFPIVPRLCQMGFKFCQPLMIESLLNYLQEPEGASSPNKGYGFIGAAMLIYLGMTTSLSLYWYFQERFVHMVRATLASAVYRKTTTISLSAADDSAALTLMNADVERVKMGFLPLHEYWANTVEVALACWLLQRQIGAAFVAPVIVVIVCTAASTVTARLTGKRQTLWMDSIQKRVGVTAKAISSMKALKISAMSGPIETLVQGLRLKELSVGGKWRLMLLAAVTIAYTPSQLGPVMAFAVTSQTLDVTRIFTSMAYLMLLASPLGSLFQSIPQMVSAFACLGRIQAYLDKETRVDFRKTPDPPLLLEKHADTPDPEPQTAAIEAKQASFGWVEGKNVLEDIDITIPAHALTIIVGPVASGKSTLLKGLLGETPVSSGDVLMSVKHSRIGYCDQSPFLYNNTIKANIVGHSQFDPQRYSQVIEATMLSTDFATFPKGDGTNIGSNGLTLSGGQRQRVALARALYLETDLLILDDILSGLDATTEEHVFRKVFGSDGMVRRRGITAVLCTHSVRHLPLADHIIALGVDCTVVEQGSFADLQTNGKYVQSLEIQEAEESPEPEADADADADGTQADETTPLAQAVTEVSVAAEESDKARQLGDFAVYKHYFGSIATWVIAVFFFWCCAYGFTSNFPTVWLKFWSEDVVASNPKRSGSFYMGIYALLQIMCLGSLMAVVMICTQTMISQSGSTLHKRALRTLIGAPLRFFATTDTGTVTNLFAQDLALIDSELPMALINFSVLCFAVMGMAAVIAISSPWLAISYPFLVAILYVVQTFYLRTSRQLRIMDLEAKGPLYSHFIDTLKGLATLRALGFIESDIGVNNVLLDTSQRPAYQLAIIQRWLQLTLKLLVVILATVVVALATQLRTSSGFTGASLVTLMTFGDTLTTIVQSYTVLETSIGAVARLKTFSDTVTPETGPEENIIPKESWPENGAIEIKAVSASYGAPQGTPSAGAETKPPSDLAIRDLHLSIRPGERVAICGRTGSGKSSLILLLLRLLEIVPGSENGIVVDSLPVDKIDRDALRRRIIAVPQDAIFLPDGSTVRENLDPFQVADESECLSVLEQVGLLDGIQERGGIDSSLTADSFSQGQKQLFCLARAVLRRRVKSRNGMDGGILLLDEVSSSVDRVTDLAMQDIIRREFDGYTIIMVSHRLDMVLECDTVVVMDKGHVAEKGAPRVLKEQEGGMFRELWNSSKTAEE, encoded by the exons ATGAGCTTCTCCTGTCTAAACGACGACACATTGGGCCCAGTCGTCCACGGCTGCCGCGATGACTTCGACTTCACCCTCAAGTTCCAACAGGTCGTCTTGTCAATTGTCCCGTCATCCATATTCATTGCCGCTGCATTCCTTCGCCTTGCCCACTTGTTCCGCCAGCAaaaggtcgtcgacgccgtcgtcctaCAATGGCTCAAGCTT TCTTTGGTAGTGGTCTACACCGGCCTCCGACTCGGCCAACTAATCTTGTCGGGCCGCGGCACTTATTGGTCCTCGCAGTCCGGAGTGGCCTCTGATGCGATggccttcatcgtcgccctcgtcatgATTCTACTGTCGTTCCTGGAGCATCTCCGCTCGCCACGGCCCTCCATGCTGCTAGGCGTCTACCTACTGGTCACCATCTTGTTTGACGTCGCCCAAGCGAGGACTTTGTGGctctcgtccgccgcctccaccaaCGAGCTGCAGCAAGCTCGTATCTCGGttgccgctgtcgtcgtcaaagCAGCCATTCTCGTGCTCGAGTCTCGCAAGAAACCCCGGGCAAATCTCCAAGCGCAACAGAGTCCGGAGGTGACGACTGGCATCATCAGCCTTTCGACCTACTTCTGGGTCAACAATCTCTTGCTCGCGGGGTTCCGCAAGCTGCTCACCATCGGCGACTTGTATGCCCTCGACCAATCAATGTCCGCCGAGGTCTTGTACACCAAGCTCTCGCCCCATCTGGAGAGAAACATCGCCCAAGGCCGCAAGCATGCCCTGCTCAGGAGTCTCGCCGGCACGCTCGCGGCTCCTCTGATTTTCCCCATCGTGCCGCGACTCTGTCAAATGGGCTTCAAGTTCTGCCAACCCCTCATGATCGAGAGCCTGCTCAACTATCTCCAGGAGCCCGAAGGAGCTTCTTCGCCCAACAAGGGCTACGGATTCATAGGTGCGGCCATGCTCATTTACCTTGGCATGACCACCTCCTTGTCGCTGTACTGGTACTTCCAGGAGCGTTTCGTACACATGGTGAGAGCGACCCTGGCCTCTGCCGTATATCGCAAGACGACCACCATTAGTCTGTCCGCCGCAGACGATTCCGCCGCCTTGACCCTCATGAACGCCGACGTGGAGCGTGTCAAGATGGGTTTCCTGCCCTTACACGAGTATTGGGCGAACAcggtcgaggtcgccctGGCATGCTGGCTGCTCCAGCGTCAGATCGGTGCCGCTTTCGTGGCACCCGTCattgtcgtcatcgtctgcACCGCCGCCTCTACAGTCACGGCCCGACTCACCGGCAAACGCCAGACGCTCTGGATGGATTCGATTCAAAAGCGAGTGGGGGTTACCGCCAAAGCCATCTCGAGCATGAAGGCTTTGAAGATCTCGGCCATGTCTGGCCCCATAGAAACCCTGGTTCAGGGCCTACGGCTGAAGGAGCTCAGTGTGGGTGGTAAGTGGCGTTTGATgctcctcgctgccgtcaCCATTGCCTACACGCCGTCCCAACTCGGCCCCGTCATGGCATTCGCCGTAACCTCCCAGACCCTCGATGTCACACGCATCTTTACTTCCATGGCATATCTGATGCTCCTGGCCAGTCCCCTGGGAAGCCTCTTTCAGTCGATTCCGCAAATGGTCTCTGCCTTCGCCTGCCTAGGTCGTATTCAGGCTTATCTCGACAAGGAAACCCGGGTCGACTTCCGCAAAACGCCCGACCCTCCGCTTCTCTTGGAGAAGCACGCTGATACCCCAGACCCGGAGCCACAGACAGCGGCTATCGAGGCGAAACAAGCCTCGTTCGGCTGGGTTGAGGGGAAGAACGTCTTGGAGGATATTGACATCACCATTCCTGCTCACGCACTCACCATCATCGTGGGCCCTGTGGCGTCCGGCAAGTCGACTCTGTTGAAGGGCCTCCTCGGGGAAACGCCGGTCAGCTCCGGTGACGTGCTCATGAGCGTCAAGCATAGCAGGATCGGATACTGCGACCAGTCTCCTTTCCTCTACAACAACACGATCAAAGCCAACATTGTTGGTCATTCCCAATTTGACCCCCAGCGCTACAGCCAAGTCATCGAAGCCACCATGCTGTCCACCGACTTTGCCACGTTCCCCAAGGGAGACGGCACCAACATCGGAAGCAACGGTCTGACGTTGAGCGGCGGCCAGCGGCAACGAGTTGCTCTTGCTCGTGCTCTTTACTTGGAGACCGACCTCCTCATTCTGGATGATATCCTCAGCGGCCTCGATGCGACGACCGAAGAACACGTCTTCCGCAAAGTATTCGGTAGCGATGGCATGGTCCGTCGTAGAGGCATCACGGCCGTGCTGTGCACGCATTCCGTCCGGCATTTGCCACTGGCCGACCATATCATCGCACTCGGTGTCGATTGCACCGTGGTGGAGCAAGGCTCCTTTGCAGATCTCCAGACGAATGGAAAATATGTGCAGAGCCTGGAGATccaagaggccgaggaaaGCCCCGAACCAGAggctgatgctgatgctgatgctgacgGCACTCAGGCCGACGAAACGACTCCTTTGGCGCAGGCAGTGACGGAAGTCTCGGTTGCGGCCGAGGAATCGGACAAGGCACGTCAGCTGGGCGATTTTGCCGTCTACAAGCACTACTTTGGCAGCATCGCGACGTGGGTCATTGcggtcttcttcttctggtgCTGCGCATACGGCTTCACCTCCAACTTCCCCACCGTGTGGTTGAAGTTCTGGTCTGAAGACGTTGTTGCCTCGAACCCGAAACGCTCGGGATCTTTCTACATGGGCATCTATGCGCTTCTCCAAATCATGTGCCTTGGGTCTCTGATGGCGGTTGTCATGATCTGCACGCAGACCATGATCTCCCAGTCAGGCTCGACGTTGCACAAGCGGGCGCTGCGGACGCTCATCGGTGCACCTTTGCGCTTCTTCGCCACCACGGACACGGGGACGGTGACCAACCTGTTTGCCCAAGACCTGGCTCTGATAGACAGCGAGTTGCCTATGGCCTTGATCAACTTCTCGGTGCTGTGTTTCGCTGTCATGGGCATGGCGGCCGTCATCGCCATTTCGTCACCGTGGCTGGCCATTAGCTACCCTTTTCTCGTCGCAATTCTATACGTTGTGCAGACGTTCTACCTTCGGACGTCGAGGCAGTTGCGTATAATGGATCTCGAAGCAAAGGGCCCCCTCTA CTCCCATTTTATTGATACTCTCAAGGGTCTAGCCACGCTTCGAGCACTGGGATTCATCGAATCCGACATAGGCGTCAACAACGTTCTCCTAGATACCAGTCAGCGGCCGGCTTACCAACTCGCAATCATCCAGCGCTGGTTACAGCTGACGCTGAAACTGCTTGTTGTCATActcgccaccgtcgtcgtggcgCTGGCAACCCAGCTCCGGACGAGCTCCGGCTTCACGGGAGCGTCCCTCGTTACGCTCATGACATTTGGCGATACGCTGACCACGATTGTACAATCATACACGGTGCTCGAGACAAGCATCGGGGCCGTGGCGCGTCTCAAAACGTTCAGCGATACGGTGACCCCAGAAACCGGACCCGAAGAGAACATCATCCCCAAAGAAAGCTGGCCCGAAAACGGCGCAATCGAGATCAAGGCAGTTTCGGCCTCGTACGGGGCCCCTCAAGGTACACCAAGCGCGGGGGCGGAGACAAAGCCGCCGAGTGATCTCGCCATCCGGGACCTGCATCTTTCGATTCGCCCAGGTGAAAGAGTGGCCATATGCGGCCGGACAGGCAGCGGCAAATCGTCGCtcatcctgctgctcctccgcCTGCTCGAGATAGTCCCCGGTAGCGAAAACGGGATTGTGGTGGATTCTTTGCCCGTCGACAAGATCGACCGTGACGCGCTGCGGCGCCGCATCATAGCCGTACCACAAGACGCCATCTTTCTTCCAGATGGCTCGACCGTGCGGGAAAACCTCGATCCTTTCCAAGTGGCCGACGAATCCGAGTGTCTCAGCGTCCTGGAGCAGGTCGGGCTGCTCGACGGGATCCAAGAACGAGGCGGAATCGACAGCAGTCTCACTGCAGACTCGTTCAGCCAAGGGCAGAAGCAGCTGTTCTGCCTCGCTCGTGCTGTATTGCGCCGGCGCGTCAAGAGCCGCAACGGGATggacggcggcatcctcctgctcgacgaggttTCTTCCAGCGTCGACCGGGTCACCGATCTCGCGATGCAGGACATCATCCGGCGCGAGTTCGACGGGTACACGATCATCATGGTGTCCCATCGTCTGGACATGGTTCTGGAATGCGACACGGTCGTTGTCATGGACAAGGGGCACGTGGCCGAGAAGGGCGCGCCTCGCGTGCTCAAGGAGCAAGAAGGGGGCATGTTCAGAGAGCTATGGAACAGCAGCAAAACGGCAGAGGAATGA